AGCCGTAAGAACACAAAAAAACGCAAGAATTTTTGTAATCCTTGCGTTGCTATTTGTTTGCATGAAATTTATTGCATCTGCCAGGCAAGTCCTGCAGAGAAAGTCAGGCTTGCAATATTGTTCTTGGTGTAGACTTCAGTGGACTCTGTCCAGTTGCTTGCATCATTCTCGCTCTCCCCATCTGCAGTCCCTCCGAAGAAGCGTGCATTGGCAAAGAGGGAGAAGCCATCCTCAATCGCATAGTCCATACGAAGGGAGGCATCCAATATAGATCCTTCGAACGCATAGTCAGCTCCATTGATATAGGCAAGGTTCGCGTATGATCCTGCGATATCGGCACTGAGTGTCAATCCAAAGGGGAAGCGGTACTCACTGTAAATGGCCAGGGCTGGAACCAGCCCTACGTTCTGGCTAATAAAGGAGTCCTCTCCATCCACTTCCCTGAACTGGATTGATGCATTCCTGATCTGCAGGGCAAGGCCGACTCCAAGATACGCCTCTTCATATTTCCCGAGCAGGTCATAGGTGTAGGTGGCTCGGTAGAAGGGGAAGCTGTAGGTCAGTTCCATGGGACCTTCAAATGTTTTGTCGCCAATCTTTACATTGTTGTTTTTAAAATCAACTGCGGTATCAAGCTGCAATGGTTGGTAGGTGAACCAGAGGCGGTGTTTATCCTCAATTCTCGCTCCTACCGTGTAGCGGCTGAAGGGGTAGAGGTTGTTCTGTCCGCCTTGCTTGATGTAATCGAATTCGTCTCCTGTTGTTCCATTTTGGAAGGTATGGTGCAACAGGCCAATGGTGCCTTGCTCTGTCTCTACGAACGGGGTAAAGGAGAATGCAAAGAGTGAGAGAGCAGAGAAGGAAAGTAAGGTAAGTGTCAGGATTAGTTTCTTGTTCATAATATCTCCTATTAGATACCAATAATATAAAAGGAAATTATATTTTGGTCAATATAACCATCGGTGTAGATTCAGGAAAATATGCCACAATCCAAATGTTTGGCGGCGTAGATACCAAAAAGCATATAGCAACTGGTAAGTATGAAGATAAGTGGAAACCCTAGATAGGGAAGCAAGAGACCAGCAAGCATGGGGTAGAGGATATTCATCAAGGCACCAGCACCGCCTATCCCAAAATAGATAGGGCGGTTCTCATTGTTGGAAATTTCCAACAGAATCCCCACGGTAAGTATGTGATAGAGAGCACCGGTAGCTCCTCCGATAAAGAAGGCAAGTGGGTAGAGTAGTGGGGTTGCTATCAACAAGAGAGCAATGATCGGGGTGGAAATACCGAGAAGGATGAAAAGATAGATAAGCGGGCGATAGCGCTGTCCTTTGCTGAACAGGTTGGTAAGGATGGTTGCAAGCAGAGAACCGGAAAGCTGGAACAACAGGAAGGTTCCCGTTCTTCCTCCGTCCAATCCATAACGTTGATTTGCCAGAACCACCAAGAATGGCAGGGTAGAGAGGATAACCCCTGAGGTATTCACCAAAAGCAGATAGAGTCTGACATTTCGGTCTTCCTTGATGGCATGGGCAAACATACCCAGTCTTTCTCCTAGAGTCTGTTTTTTTTGCTGGGGATTTTCTCCCTCTTTCAGCATCCAGAAACCACTGGTAGCGAAGAGTAGCAGGAGGCTTGCCATAAGGAACAGCAGGCTGTAGCTGTCGGGGTAGGAGAGGTAGGAGAGTACAAGTTTTACCACAACTGAACTGATGATCAATCCAATACTGGTAATCAGTTGTTTCTGGGTCAGTAGTTTCTTTCGTTGAGGTTTTTCAATCGTGCTTCCAAGAATATCGGTGTAGGCGATGTTTGCCCATGCACCGCTGAAGGAGAATACGGTGATCAGGAAAAGGATAAGCCATATTTTCCAGGTGGCAGGGGATCCAAGGTTGCGCAAGAATATCCCAAGGCTTGCAAGCGCTGCAACCCTGAGGTATATCCCCCCCAGAAGGGCTGGTTTCTTGTGCTTGAATCCCATGATGAAGGTAGCAAACAGCAGTTGCATGAAGCTGCCGAATCCCACCATGATGGCAGTCAGCAGCCCTAGGTGAAAGGTAGTAGCCCCAGTTTCGCTTAGCATGGCTGGGGCGACGGTATTCACGTCTATGAAACTCATGGTAAGTGAAAGGAACAATGCATGGATCATGAAAGAGCGATAGTTGGTAATCCTCATCAGTATCCCCTCCCTAATTTGAATATAGCAAAGTAACTGACCTTTGGATATCAAAATAATGAGGGGGTTTGGAGCACAACAGGTGATTAATCATGAAAAATACGATGGGATGCCTGCAATACTTCCTCCGTAGCGGAACTGATTTTTGTATACACCTCTCGATTGATTCTTTCATACAATGCAACATTTGCCTTATCTGGGAGGAACATGTCCCGTACTCTCACCATATGCTCGATAGCTGATGCCCTGTCGGGATATATCCCGAGTGCAAGAGCGGTGCAGATGGCCGCCCCCATACTGGCTGACTCGTTGGTTTGGTTCCTGTGGGCAGGTACACCAAATACATCTGCGAGGATCTGCATGAAAAGTTCCCCATTGGAGCCACCACCGCTTACAATGAGATGCTCTATCTCAACTCCCATCTCATCACACATCGCCTGAGCATTGTTCTTCATGGTCATCGAGATGCCTTCAAGCACAGAGCGGAACATGTGTTTCCCCTTATGCTTGCCATTGAAGCCGATCATGATGCCTCTCTCCCATTGCTGGGTGGGACGGGCAAGCCAATGCAAGATGGTGTACAGTCCGTCACAACCAGCGCTTACGTCCTTACCCAAGACATTCAGATACGCTTCTGGAGACATATTATGCTCCTTGGCTGATTCTACCAATCCTGTTCCCATCAGGTCCTTGATCCAGGTGACGGTCGCCATTCCCCTACGAATTCCATTGCTTTCATAGAGGAATTCACCGGGTACTGCCCCTGGGTTGCTCCAGTAGTACGTTGTATCCGCTTGGTACGTGTCTCCTACCATCATACTGGTGATGTAGGTACCCAGTGACACAAGAACGGTTCCTTTATCAGCCAATCCAGCACCAAGGCCTTCCACTGCCTTGTCATTTGCAGTAGAAACAACCGGGATTCCGGAAGGAAGTCCAGTAGCCTTGCTCGCCTGTTCAGTTACCGAGCCGAGAATGGTAGATGGGTCAACCAAATCGAAGAGCATATCCCGTGGAGTAGAATAGGAGTCGAAGAGCTCACCATCCGGGTACCACTGAAGGGTCTCTGGATTGATGGGCCAGGGACCAACGTAGTTTGAGCGGGTATCCCTGGTCTCCCCGGTAAGTCGATGGGTCAGATACCCGGTAGCAGTGGTAACATACCGAACTTCATCATCTTCATGCTCATATGGATAGGAAAGACGGATATCCATCCAGCTCTGCACTGGGGAAGCCAGACTCCCGTCTTGCTTAAGCAGGGCACGGCAGCAACGGATGGATCCCAAACCGATTCCAATGATATCTTCCATGTTTCCCCGGAAGGCCTGGAGCATGCCCTTGCAAGCTTGCTGCAGGCTATCCCACAAATCATCATCAGGATGTTCAGCCTTTCCCTCTCCATAGAGATGGATTTCCTTGAGCGGCACCGTATTTGAGCAGATTTCCTCCCCAAGGGTGTCAAACATGGTCACC
The sequence above is drawn from the uncultured Sphaerochaeta sp. genome and encodes:
- a CDS encoding FGGY-family carbohydrate kinase, whose translation is MKQQYIVAIDGGTQSTKVTMFDTLGEEICSNTVPLKEIHLYGEGKAEHPDDDLWDSLQQACKGMLQAFRGNMEDIIGIGLGSIRCCRALLKQDGSLASPVQSWMDIRLSYPYEHEDDEVRYVTTATGYLTHRLTGETRDTRSNYVGPWPINPETLQWYPDGELFDSYSTPRDMLFDLVDPSTILGSVTEQASKATGLPSGIPVVSTANDKAVEGLGAGLADKGTVLVSLGTYITSMMVGDTYQADTTYYWSNPGAVPGEFLYESNGIRRGMATVTWIKDLMGTGLVESAKEHNMSPEAYLNVLGKDVSAGCDGLYTILHWLARPTQQWERGIMIGFNGKHKGKHMFRSVLEGISMTMKNNAQAMCDEMGVEIEHLIVSGGGSNGELFMQILADVFGVPAHRNQTNESASMGAAICTALALGIYPDRASAIEHMVRVRDMFLPDKANVALYERINREVYTKISSATEEVLQASHRIFHD
- a CDS encoding MFS transporter — translated: MRITNYRSFMIHALFLSLTMSFIDVNTVAPAMLSETGATTFHLGLLTAIMVGFGSFMQLLFATFIMGFKHKKPALLGGIYLRVAALASLGIFLRNLGSPATWKIWLILFLITVFSFSGAWANIAYTDILGSTIEKPQRKKLLTQKQLITSIGLIISSVVVKLVLSYLSYPDSYSLLFLMASLLLLFATSGFWMLKEGENPQQKKQTLGERLGMFAHAIKEDRNVRLYLLLVNTSGVILSTLPFLVVLANQRYGLDGGRTGTFLLFQLSGSLLATILTNLFSKGQRYRPLIYLFILLGISTPIIALLLIATPLLYPLAFFIGGATGALYHILTVGILLEISNNENRPIYFGIGGAGALMNILYPMLAGLLLPYLGFPLIFILTSCYMLFGIYAAKHLDCGIFS